Proteins encoded together in one Anopheles darlingi chromosome 3, idAnoDarlMG_H_01, whole genome shotgun sequence window:
- the LOC125955689 gene encoding neurotrophin 1 has protein sequence MQSRVKLCLVLLVLVWIGTIVTSATSDSGLPDFELDDGKDAEADDYYYVNDGSDQQMQPSHKMMSYAKPPSPASGPEGTMGSTTGNDGDGSEPFLMEDDDTSFELMDDVEFVEHTGTQMDFQRKAERMRHIMLKAFANREFQRKFGEVLPLLKVMSKTQKSTLAALITAQVNSREGHTLSLEQVKAMFGNRPELILPLVYDIANLIRTVAKRESLLSEQEQHQQQPQDDELTDEPFLENEGVLSNHLLRRSFDTRPAPQGFRSIKEPQRRPPVANRNDDRLVVDEDEVRRATVHTGESEGRSVRSSDVPFFEKLVQSLPRFNVQRTVVQERSDDRMTYHERKLNMTAFNASANQRDQLAMASDGPIPVTLPKVAPKHTPNAIQHPVDRESQESLANTPRMTLEEIEDLAFGGLNGTEPDATGVVTASDGPVSGNGTVAGGPVAEKLIGNRQRPQDLHALLPSERCEHFSGGVCIRVANYPTSEIMYSITRHRHAIGALLAEYIDKATAQDRTSYEPDEIEQGINTKLRKREDDASKGGGNMCPSIIRYARPQKARSATGEWKYIVNTGEHTQTLRLEKCSTPQDSCTYLTDNFRSRCVQIYNYHRLLSWDTARGLHVDIFKVPTCCNCHIDGYRETFPPLTSYNDFKSKAHDDPNESASTLIRHTHAHHLAPATQNHYSTLQFDQVDQEDDEVDDNIAYQFSNGFQRVQPAKLPPKVGPTYDHLPGVVPPPPPPSSGLSSAKTRFERPAKHGGGKRYNPQQVPPTLDTYLSPPPNDLAYSNIPFKRGPHAYVPDNALKRAGNVGANRRPLRKTVNVHDQSIAETDSRINQVSVLPPGPIAVTKHHHYEQQQQQQQLGPQLQAQNIIEKHRRRSQTTPQTPMVTLQQQYSSQGGGYRSSLPPVASTVPVAIETTLVTAPQPPPSTISTSTSTVTTTNGHQRINYNYHPIIDFFEEATNEELPAVPAEDVTQEQIDRIGLNGHTSLNSWKPILHSRRTG, from the exons ATGCAATCAAGGGTGAAGTTatgtctggtgctgctggtgctggtgtggatTGGCACGATCGTGACGAGCGCCACCAGTGACTCGGGGCTGCCCGATTTCGAGCTGGACGATGGTAAGGACGCGGAGGCGGATGATTACTACTACGTCAACGATGGTAGCGATCAGCAGATGCAACCATCGCACAAGATGATGAGCTACGcgaaaccaccatcaccagctaGTGGTCCGGAAGGAACGATGGGATCAACGACCGgtaacgatggcgatgggagTGAACCGTTCCTGATGGAGGACGACGATACGAGCTTCGAGCTGATGGATGATGTCGAGTTCGTTGAGCACACTGGTACGCAGATGGACTTTCAGCGGAAGGCGGAACGTATGCGGCACATTATGCTGAAGGCGTTCGCGAACCGGGAGTTTCAGCGCAAGTTCGGTGAGGTGCTACCGCTGCTGAAGGTGATGTCCAAGACGCAAAAGTCAACGCTGGCCGCACTGATCACGGCGCAGGTGAACTCGCGCGAAGGTCACACGCTATCGCTGGAACAG GTTAAAGCCATGTTCGGGAACCGGCCGGAACTGATACTGCCCCTCGTCTACGATATCGCCAACCTGATCCGTACCGTGGCCAAGCGCGAGAGTTTACTGTCGGAGCaggaacagcatcagcaacaaccgcagGATGACGAGCTAACCGATGAACCATTCCTCGAGAACGAAGGTGTCCTGTCGAACCATCTACTCCGCCGAAGCTTCGATACACGTCCGGCTCCCCAGGGATTCCGATCCATTAAGGAACCCCAGCGACGACCACCCGTCGCCAACCGTAACGATGATCGGCTCGTGGTGGACGAGGATGAAGTCCGCCGGGCGACGGTCCACACCGGAGAATCCGAGGGACGCTCCGTACGCTCCTCGGACGTTCCGTTCTTCGAGAAGCTCGTCCAATCGTTACCACGGTTCAACGTGCAGCGTACCGTCGTCCAGGAGCGTTCCGATGATCGGATGACCTACCACGAGCGGAAACTCAACATGACGGCTTTCAATGCTTCGGCCAACCAGCGTGACCAGCTAGCGATGGCATCGGATGGACCGATTCCGGTGACGCTGCCCAAGGTGGCGCCAAAGCACACACCGAACGCGATCCAGCATCCGGTCGATCGGGAGTCCCAGGAGTCGCTGGCCAACACACCACGGATGACGTTGGAAGAGATCGAAGACCTTGCGTTCGGTGGACTAAACGGTACCGAACCGGACGCTACCGGTGTGGTGACAGCCAGTGACGGTCCGGTCAGTGGTAATGGAACCGTGGCCGGTGGACCAGTCGCCGAGAAGCTGATCGGGAATCGGCAGCGACCTCAGGATCTGCACGCGTTGCTACCGAGCGAGCGCTGCGAGCATTTCTCGGGCGGTGTCTGCATTCGTGTTGCCAACTATCCCAC GTCCGAGATCATGTACAGCATAACGCGACACCGGCATGCGATCGGTGCCCTGCTGGCCGAGTACATCGACAAGGCGACCGCCCAGGACCGGACCAGCTACGAGCCGGATGAGATCGAGCAGGGCATCAACACGAAGCTGAG AAAACGGGAGGATGACGCCTCGAAGGGTGGCGGTAACATGTGCCCCAGCATCATCCGGTATGCCCGACCACAGAAGGCACGGTCGGCGACCGGTGAGTGGAAGTACATCGTCAATACGGGCGAACACACGCAGACACTCCGGCTGGAAAAGTGCAG TACACCCCAGGATTCGTGCACCTATCTAACGGACAACTTCCGGTCACGGTGCGTGCAGATCTACAACTATCATCGACTGCTGAGCTGGGATACTGCTCGGGGTCTGCACGTCGATATCTTTAAGGTGCCGACTTGCTGCAACTGTCATATCGATGGATACCGGGAGACGTTTCCACCGCTTACCAGCTACAATGACTTCAAATCGAAGGCGCACGATGATCCGAACGAGTCGGCCTCGACACTGATCCGGCATACGCATGCGCATCATCTGGCACCGGCCACTCAGAACCACTACTCGACGTTGCAGTTCGATCAGGTCGAtcaggaggacgacgaagtGGACGATAACATTGCGTACCAGTTCTCGAACGGGTTCCAGCGTGTCCAGCCGGCAAAGTTGCCTCCGAAGGTGGGCCCAACTTACGATCACTTACCGGGTGTtgttccacctccaccaccaccatcgtcgggATTGTCCTCCGCCAAGACACGTTTCGAACGACCGGCAAagcatggtggtggtaagcgGTACAATCCGCAACAGGTACCACCGACGCTGGACACGTACCTAAGCCCGCCACCGAACGATCTTGCTTACTCCAACATCCCCTTCAAGCGTGGTCCACATGCGTACGTACCGGATAATGCGTTGAAACGGGCCGGAAATGTCGGAGCAAACCGGCGGCCATTAAGAAAAACGGTCAACGTGCACGACCAGAGCATCGCCGAGACGGATTCGCGCATCAATCAGGTATCGGTGTTGCCACCGGGCCCTATCGCTGTCAccaagcatcatcattacgaacagcagcaacagcagcagcagctcggacCTCAGCTACAGGCTCAGAACATCATCGAGAAGCACCGTCGACGATCGCAAACGACGCCACAGACACCGATGGTcactctgcagcagcaatactCATCGCAAGGTGGTGGCTATCGATCGTCGCTGCCCCCCGTGGCATCCACGGTACCGGTA